The Xenopus tropicalis strain Nigerian chromosome 7, UCB_Xtro_10.0, whole genome shotgun sequence genome includes a region encoding these proteins:
- the LOC116412415 gene encoding uncharacterized protein LOC116412415: protein MDKSDSCKATPKRRKKRFSDREDHALVDEIVAHHGELFGKTTCNALRRALIWESVAKKVNDAGETKRSVMECKKRWSDYKRKVKRTINHFKMNASVTGILEPLDSFLSGRQMHVAHIFHLNSDDQNAIQILSDTSYLDEAPDGHKCQYVNENSMDVVDLLSISSMNSDHQDNFPLSQPCDIGQSSKTSQWHIGAQSPPITCKASLLGLSDLELKLDSLIEQQTKTNEILQCIQKDIGILLSLQRKMNWLLRNNFTELQRSIMFIEKMLKDQENYLELSLQRIHRKLEGMNCILRESKLQGT, encoded by the exons ATGGACAAAAGTGACAGTTGCAAAGCAACTCCAAAAAGGAGGAAAAAGAGGTTTTCTGACAGGGAAGACCATGCTCTTGTAGATGAAATTGTGGCTCATCATGGGGAACTCTTTGGGAAAACCACATGCAATGCGTTGAGAAGAGCTTTAATCTGGGAAAGTGTGGCGAAAAAAGTCAATGATGCTGGTGAAACAAAACGTTCAGTGATGGAATGCAAAAAGAGATGGAGTGACTACAAAAGGAAAGTTAAACGCACCATTAACCATTTCAAGATGAATGCTTCTGTGACTGGTATTTTGGAGCCACTAGACAGCTTTTTATCAGGGAGGCAGATGCATGTTGCCCACATCTTTCATTTGAATTCAGACGATCAAAATGCGATTCAGATTTTATCTGACACGTCATATTTAGATGAAG caCCAGATGGTCACAAGTGTCAGTATGTCAATGAAAATTCCATGGATGTAGTGGATCTTCTCTCAATCTCAAGTATGAACAGTGATCACCAAGATAATTTTCCTTTATCACAGCCCTGTGACATAGGTCAGTCTTCTAAGACATCTCAGTGGCATATTGGTGCTCAGTCTCCTCCAATTACATGTAAAGCATCTTTGCTGGGGCTTTCAGACTTAGAATTGAAGTTGGACAGCTTAATTgaacaacaaacaaaaacaaatgaaatcTTACAGTGTATACAAAAGGACATTGGTATATTACTTAGCCTACAAAGGAAAATGAATTGGCTTCTAAGAAACAACTTCACAGAGCTGCAACGGTCTATCATGTTCATTGAGAAAATGTTAAAAGACCAGGAAAACTATTTGGAACTCTCGCTACAAAGAATCCATAGAAAGCTAGAGGGGATGAACTGCATTCTCCGTGAAAGCAAATTGCAAGGCACATAA